In Dromiciops gliroides isolate mDroGli1 chromosome 4, mDroGli1.pri, whole genome shotgun sequence, one DNA window encodes the following:
- the CCND3 gene encoding G1/S-specific cyclin-D3 isoform X3, producing the protein MYPPSMIATGSIGAAVQGLAACPLSSDELTELLAGITGTDVDCLRACQEQIEAALRESLREAAQDTAVTVPKAPEYSANQEPSQTSTPTEVTAVHL; encoded by the exons ATGTATCCACCCTCCATGATCGCAACTGGCAGCATTGGAGCTGCTGTACAGGGCCTGGCTGCCTGCCCCTTATCTTCGGATGAGCTGACAGAGCTGTTGGCAGGGATCACAGGCACTGACGTG GACTGCCTGCGTGCCTGCCAGGAGCAGATTGAAGCTGCTCTAAGGGAGAGCCTTCGGGAGGCTGCCCAGGATACAGCAGTCACAGTTCCCAAGGCTCCAGAATATTCTGCCAACCAGGAGCCGAGTCAGACCAGCACCCCAACAGAAGTCACAGCCGTTCACTTGTAA